One region of Trachemys scripta elegans isolate TJP31775 chromosome 8, CAS_Tse_1.0, whole genome shotgun sequence genomic DNA includes:
- the SMIM32 gene encoding small integral membrane protein 32 — protein MYSELLNSTSATEAHLIIQTNTPYLNSTQRPVSSSAFYMSTARVLKEGEINKPDLVTYIVLFFFLLLTVIIIVLFINCQLKNSFFATLPYDRSLRETRSTWRTQAV, from the coding sequence ATGTATAGTGAATTGTTAAATTCAACCAGTGCCACTGAAGCTCACCTAATCATTCAGACCAACACCCCCTACCTGAACAGCACGCAGAGACCAGTAAGCTCCTCCGCGTTTTATATGTCAACAGCCAGGGTGTTAAAAGAAGGGGAAATAAATAAGCCAGATCTGGTGACTtacattgttctgtttttcttcctGCTTTTGACTGTGATAATAATTGTGCTCTTTATTAACTGTCAGTTGAAAAATTCTTTTTTTGCTACTCTACCTTATGACAGATCACTCAGAGAAACAAGGAGTACATGGAGGACACAAGCTGTCTAA